Genomic window (Burkholderia sp. HI2500):
TCGTAGATGCCTTGGCGGCCAGCACGCGCCTGCTCGATCGCCTCGGCCGTCAGCACGTCATCGCCGTGCACGGGGCGCAGGAATTCGATCGAGCAGCCGGCCGCGACGGTATTCACGTTGTACGAGTTGCACGCGAACGCGAACGTCGAATCGGCCAGCGTGAAGATGATCCCGCCATGGCAGGTCTGATGCCCGTTCAGGAATTCGGGCCGCACGCGCATCTGCAGGCGCGCGTAGCCGGCGCGTACTTCGGCGATTTCCATCCCGAACGCAC
Coding sequences:
- the paaI gene encoding hydroxyphenylacetyl-CoA thioesterase PaaI; translation: MTNATATLDPDALARATARAMYDADACSRAFGMEIAEVRAGYARLQMRVRPEFLNGHQTCHGGIIFTLADSTFAFACNSYNVNTVAAGCSIEFLRPVHGDDVLTAEAIEQARAGRQGIYDIRVTNQTGETVAMFRGKSAQIKGTVIPEDR